The following are encoded in a window of Anaerobranca gottschalkii DSM 13577 genomic DNA:
- the pcp gene encoding pyroglutamyl-peptidase I, which produces MKVLVTGFEPFGGEKLNPSYEAVKLLEDNIDGAEIIKGVIPVVFKRSINELEKLINLYQPEIVILVGQAGGRYDITVERVAINIDDARIPDNDGNKPVDEKIFADGENAYFSNLPIKAMVEEIRKANIPASISNTAGTYVCNHLMYGLLYLINKKYPDIRGGFIHVPFLPEQVLTRANTPYMSLEMISKGLALAIKAAINNKEDKKIAEGTIC; this is translated from the coding sequence ATGAAAGTTCTTGTTACAGGCTTTGAGCCCTTTGGAGGAGAAAAGTTAAATCCTTCTTATGAAGCAGTTAAGCTGTTAGAAGATAATATTGATGGTGCTGAAATAATTAAAGGAGTTATCCCTGTAGTTTTTAAAAGGTCGATAAATGAACTTGAAAAACTTATTAATCTCTATCAACCAGAAATAGTAATACTTGTTGGGCAGGCAGGAGGAAGATATGATATAACTGTTGAAAGAGTAGCGATAAACATAGATGATGCCAGGATACCGGATAATGATGGTAATAAACCTGTTGATGAAAAGATATTTGCTGACGGAGAAAATGCTTATTTTTCCAATTTACCTATCAAAGCTATGGTTGAAGAAATAAGGAAGGCCAATATTCCGGCTTCTATTTCAAATACAGCGGGAACCTATGTCTGTAATCACTTAATGTATGGGTTATTGTACTTAATAAATAAAAAATATCCAGATATAAGGGGTGGGTTTATCCACGTTCCATTTTTACCTGAACAAGTGTTAACAAGGGCAAACACACCTTATATGAGTTTAGAAATGATTTCTAAAGGGTTAGCATTAGCTATAAAGGCTGCCATAAATAACAAAGAGGATAAAAAGATTGCTGAAGGGACAATATGTTAG
- a CDS encoding MarR family winged helix-turn-helix transcriptional regulator, with amino-acid sequence MQDKKLAQELFHFLIKTKKYAKKKFFLPSHCPLTETQFKTLIILKNNPNITLRSLSSELNVSNSSLSIMLNKLVEDGWVDRIYTKEDRRLTLFKLTPKGKNFVESLIGEKIEEFNKDLEILSEKEKEELKSSIKNLEKIFSKL; translated from the coding sequence ATGCAAGATAAAAAATTAGCTCAAGAATTATTCCATTTTCTAATAAAAACCAAAAAATATGCTAAAAAAAAGTTTTTTCTCCCCTCCCACTGTCCATTAACGGAAACTCAATTTAAAACTTTAATCATTTTAAAAAATAATCCTAATATCACTTTAAGATCACTAAGTTCTGAACTAAATGTATCAAATTCCAGTTTAAGTATTATGTTAAACAAGTTAGTGGAAGATGGCTGGGTAGATAGAATTTATACCAAAGAAGATAGAAGGCTAACCCTTTTTAAGTTAACACCTAAAGGAAAAAATTTTGTAGAATCATTAATAGGTGAAAAAATCGAGGAATTCAATAAAGATCTAGAAATTTTGTCGGAAAAAGAAAAAGAGGAACTAAAAAGTTCCATCAAAAACTTAGAAAAAATATTTTCAAAGTTGTAG